A single window of Enterobacteriaceae bacterium ESL0689 DNA harbors:
- a CDS encoding ABC transporter substrate-binding protein — translation MRITDIASQLVFGILILTTQAQADQLADIKAAGVIKIATFDANPPFGSIDPESHQLVGYDVDFAQALAQSLGVGLKLVATNPANRIPLLQSSKVDLIIADMTITPERAQVIDFSLPYFVTGQQFLVPATSADTLQSYQKSRIGAVKGTTGEQTLHQRFPQSRVLSYDDIPLALTALRHGNVQAITQDSTILAGLLAAAPDKQKFKIIPELLSKEEIGVGVKKGQPALLNAVNQGLLELEKSGQATKIYDLWFGPTTQTPQPRTFTIEAK, via the coding sequence ATGCGGATAACAGACATAGCATCGCAATTGGTATTCGGTATATTGATACTGACGACCCAGGCGCAGGCCGACCAGTTAGCCGATATTAAAGCGGCTGGTGTGATAAAAATCGCCACTTTTGATGCTAATCCCCCTTTTGGTTCGATTGATCCTGAAAGCCATCAACTGGTAGGGTACGATGTCGATTTTGCACAGGCACTCGCGCAATCACTGGGTGTCGGCCTCAAACTGGTCGCGACGAATCCGGCAAATCGAATTCCGCTATTACAATCAAGTAAAGTGGATCTGATCATCGCAGATATGACGATTACCCCGGAACGTGCTCAGGTGATTGATTTTTCTCTCCCCTATTTTGTCACCGGTCAGCAATTCCTTGTGCCGGCAACTTCCGCTGACACGCTGCAAAGTTACCAGAAATCACGTATTGGAGCAGTAAAAGGCACGACGGGCGAACAGACATTACATCAACGTTTCCCGCAATCACGGGTTCTCTCCTATGATGATATTCCACTGGCACTGACTGCACTACGTCACGGTAATGTCCAGGCGATTACTCAGGACAGCACGATTCTGGCTGGCTTGCTGGCCGCCGCACCCGATAAACAAAAATTTAAGATTATTCCTGAACTGCTCAGCAAAGAAGAGATTGGCGTAGGGGTAAAGAAAGGCCAGCCCGCATTGCTGAACGCGGTGAATCAAGGGTTGCTGGAGCTCGAAAAATCAGGCCAGGCAACCAAAATATACGATCTCTGGTTTGGCCCGACCACTCAGACACCGCAACCACGCACATTTACTATCGAAGCGAAATAG
- a CDS encoding IS1 family transposase (programmed frameshift) encodes MAKIDVTCPFCQQTEPVKKHGLGKSGFQRYRCQSCCRTFQTDYAYRACRPGMKEQIVDLAINNAGIRDTARTLHISINAVVRTLKNPAPRCVTTLPLDNLQIQLICEVDEMWSFAGSKKQQRWLWYAWEPRLKRIIAPTFGRRSKKTLRRLLRLLSGFHVAFWCTDNFSAYDILPDEKHIRGKLYTQRIERDNLNLRNRLKRLNRKTLGYSKSFEMHDRIIGTFIEREYYV; translated from the exons ATGGCTAAAATTGACGTAACATGCCCGTTTTGTCAACAAACTGAACCCGTTAAAAAGCATGGCCTGGGTAAGTCCGGTTTTCAGCGCTATCGTTGTCAGTCATGCTGTCGTACTTTCCAGACCGATTATGCTTATCGTGCCTGCCGCCCCGGCATGAAAGAACAAATTGTTGACCTTGCTATAAATAATGCCGGTATCCGTGATACCGCACGGACTCTGCATATCAGCATCAATGCCGTTGTCCGCACTTTAAAAAACC CCGCGCCACGATGTGTAACCACATTGCCGCTGGATAATCTGCAAATCCAGCTTATCTGTGAAGTGGATGAGATGTGGTCTTTTGCTGGCAGTAAAAAGCAGCAACGCTGGCTGTGGTATGCGTGGGAGCCTCGTCTCAAACGTATTATTGCGCCTACTTTTGGGCGCAGGAGCAAAAAGACACTGCGCAGGTTACTGAGATTATTATCAGGTTTTCATGTCGCCTTCTGGTGTACCGATAACTTCAGCGCATATGACATACTGCCGGATGAAAAACATATCAGGGGTAAGCTTTACACGCAGCGGATTGAACGGGACAACCTGAATCTGCGTAACCGGTTAAAGCGACTGAATCGTAAGACACTGGGGTACTCAAAATCTTTTGAGATGCATGACAGGATCATCGGTACTTTTATTGAGCGCGAATATTATGTTTGA
- a CDS encoding fimbrial protein: protein MKIKSLAIIAMSALSLSSVSALAASTIVNGGEIHFRGEVVSAACAINAASLDQTVQLGQVRSDQLGTTGNISTNVGFTIQLDDCDVSVATKAAVAFIGTTVSGQPKILALQNSAAGSAVNVGIQITDRTGTALVLDGTDFGASTMLNAGTNIIPLQAHYIATGVATAGIANADVTFKVQYQ from the coding sequence GTGAAGATCAAATCATTAGCAATCATCGCAATGTCTGCATTATCACTGAGTTCAGTATCTGCTTTAGCTGCGTCAACAATAGTTAATGGTGGTGAGATACATTTTAGAGGTGAAGTTGTTTCTGCGGCTTGTGCCATCAACGCTGCCTCACTTGATCAAACTGTCCAGTTAGGTCAGGTGCGTTCTGACCAACTGGGTACAACAGGTAATATCAGCACGAATGTTGGTTTTACGATTCAGTTAGATGATTGTGATGTGAGTGTAGCGACAAAAGCCGCTGTCGCTTTCATCGGCACAACAGTGAGTGGCCAGCCTAAGATTCTGGCACTGCAAAATTCTGCTGCAGGCAGCGCCGTCAATGTCGGTATTCAGATTACAGACAGAACAGGTACTGCGCTGGTACTGGATGGTACTGATTTTGGTGCATCAACTATGCTGAACGCAGGGACTAATATTATTCCACTGCAGGCTCATTATATTGCTACCGGTGTGGCAACTGCAGGTATCGCTAATGCAGATGTCACCTTTAAAGTGCAGTATCAATAA
- a CDS encoding fimbrial protein encodes MKLIKSGLLLILLPGLATASVQSATTQAEGALRFQGIIIAEACRVEAGDQQMTVNMGQISSNRFHTVGEDSNPVAFDIHLQDCSTAISQRVSVTFHGVTDYKYTDVLSAGDAPGVARGVGIVLFDKDGKQILLSEPSESKTLIHDGPTTLHFVAKYRATENQVVGGVVNSQAWFSLTYQ; translated from the coding sequence ATGAAACTAATAAAATCTGGGCTGTTACTTATTTTGTTACCCGGTCTGGCCACAGCGAGTGTACAGTCAGCCACGACTCAGGCAGAAGGTGCCTTGCGTTTTCAGGGGATCATTATCGCGGAGGCCTGTCGCGTTGAAGCGGGTGATCAGCAAATGACTGTTAACATGGGGCAGATCAGTAGTAACAGGTTTCATACTGTTGGTGAAGACAGCAATCCGGTGGCTTTTGATATTCATTTACAGGATTGCAGCACAGCCATCAGTCAGCGCGTTAGTGTGACTTTTCACGGTGTGACTGACTATAAATATACCGATGTACTTTCAGCGGGTGATGCACCGGGGGTTGCCAGAGGAGTGGGTATCGTTCTGTTTGACAAAGACGGTAAACAGATCCTGCTGAGTGAACCATCCGAAAGCAAGACACTTATTCATGATGGCCCGACAACGCTTCACTTTGTCGCGAAATACAGGGCAACTGAAAATCAGGTTGTTGGTGGGGTTGTTAATTCTCAGGCCTGGTTCTCATTGACCTATCAGTAA
- a CDS encoding fimbria/pilus periplasmic chaperone yields the protein MNKQGQNIRKSHKITHAILAGVLLLATYGVSRHAEAGVALGATRVIYPAGQKQVQLAVTNSDNKSAYLIQSWVENADGKKDGRFVVTPPLFSMQGKKENTLRIIDATNNQLPQDRESLFWMNVKAIPAMDKAKLSENTLQLAIISRIKLYYRPARLALPPEQAAEKLSFTREGASLVLTNPTPYYLTVTELKAGNKELENALVPPMGKTSVKLPADAGSNITYQTINDYGALTTPQKAVVK from the coding sequence GTGAATAAACAAGGGCAGAATATAAGAAAATCGCACAAGATAACTCATGCCATACTGGCAGGCGTTTTACTTTTGGCGACTTATGGCGTAAGTCGCCATGCTGAAGCAGGCGTTGCGCTGGGTGCCACTCGGGTTATCTATCCAGCCGGACAAAAACAGGTCCAGTTAGCTGTGACTAACAGCGATAATAAAAGTGCTTATTTAATTCAGTCATGGGTAGAAAATGCCGACGGGAAAAAAGATGGCCGTTTCGTTGTTACTCCACCGCTGTTTTCGATGCAAGGCAAAAAAGAGAATACACTGCGCATTATTGATGCGACTAATAATCAATTGCCGCAGGATCGCGAGAGTCTGTTCTGGATGAATGTCAAAGCGATTCCAGCAATGGATAAGGCTAAACTGAGCGAAAATACTTTACAACTGGCGATTATCAGCCGCATCAAACTATACTATCGCCCAGCCAGGCTCGCACTTCCACCGGAACAGGCGGCAGAAAAACTCTCTTTCACTCGTGAAGGGGCATCGCTGGTCTTGACCAATCCCACCCCTTATTATCTGACCGTGACGGAGCTCAAAGCAGGAAATAAAGAGCTGGAAAACGCGCTGGTGCCACCAATGGGTAAAACCTCAGTGAAATTACCTGCTGATGCTGGTAGTAATATTACATACCAGACAATTAATGATTATGGTGCATTGACTACGCCACAGAAAGCAGTCGTGAAATAA
- a CDS encoding fimbrial biogenesis usher protein, giving the protein MLYRQDELDDLGSRCIRRTLLSTLVLLFCARLFPVQAEIYFNPRFLTDDQTAEVDLSGFEKGQEIPPGTYHVDLYLNDNLITTQDVVFHSNEQGSDLVPCLTRNQLSNIGVNIAKLPVSETLDNETCQPLTTLISDATSRFDVGKQHLYITVPQDFMNNHARGYIPPEQWDNGITAALINYNFTGNNVHNDSGSSNYAYLNLQSGLNFDAWRLRDNSTWSYSSGNSSNNINEWQHVNTWLERDIVALRSRLTIGDSYTNGDIFDGINFRGVQLASDDNMLPDSLRGFAPVIHGIARGTAQVSIKQNGYEIYQNTVPPGPFTIDDIYTAGNGGDLQVTIKEADGSSQVFSVPWSTVPMLQREGHTRYAVNAGEYRNGNKQQEKPKFFQGILMQGLPAGWTLYGGTQAADRYRAFNLGVGKNMGYLGAMSLDVTQANATLPDDSDHHGQSIRFLYNKSLNETGTNIQLVGYRYSTSGYYNFADTTYSRMSGYSIETANGIVHTKPKYTDYYNLTYNRRGKTQVSVSQQLTDMASLYLTGSHQTYWSTSHVDKQLQAGLNAATGDISWTLSYSLSKNAWQQGNDQMLSLNVNIPFSHWLRSDTQSIWQRANASYSMSHDLNGRMTNMAGLYGTLLEDNNLSYSVQAGRNDGGDGNSGSTGYTALNYRGGYGNANVGYSRSNGFKQLYYGVTGGMLVHANGITLSQPLNDTAVLVKAPGAGNVKVENQTGVYTDWRGYAVIPYASEYRENRIALNTNSLADNVDLDDAVVSVVPTRGAIVRADFKPHVGIKILMTLIHNGKPAPFGAQVTADNSQSSGIVADNGQVYLSGMPLTGSVQVQWGNQTDTHCVADYHLPAESQQQALSQLSVECR; this is encoded by the coding sequence ATGTTGTATCGCCAAGATGAACTGGATGATTTAGGTTCCCGATGTATCCGGCGTACTTTACTATCGACGCTGGTACTGCTGTTTTGTGCAAGGTTATTTCCTGTGCAGGCTGAAATCTATTTTAATCCACGTTTTTTAACCGATGATCAGACTGCCGAAGTCGATTTATCGGGATTTGAAAAAGGTCAGGAAATACCACCTGGGACCTATCATGTCGACCTTTATCTGAATGATAATTTGATTACCACTCAGGATGTTGTATTTCATAGTAATGAACAGGGGAGTGATCTGGTGCCTTGTCTGACACGTAATCAGTTGTCAAACATAGGGGTCAATATCGCCAAACTACCTGTGAGCGAAACGCTGGACAACGAAACATGCCAGCCGTTAACAACGCTGATAAGTGACGCCACTTCTCGTTTTGATGTGGGTAAACAGCATCTGTATATCACGGTTCCACAAGATTTTATGAATAATCATGCCCGTGGTTATATCCCTCCGGAACAATGGGATAATGGTATTACCGCGGCCTTAATTAACTATAACTTTACCGGGAATAATGTTCATAACGATTCTGGTAGCAGCAATTATGCCTATCTGAACCTGCAAAGTGGGCTGAATTTTGATGCCTGGCGCCTGCGGGATAACAGTACCTGGAGTTATAGTAGTGGTAATTCATCGAATAATATCAACGAATGGCAGCACGTTAATACCTGGCTTGAACGGGATATTGTCGCGTTACGTTCGCGATTGACGATTGGTGATAGCTATACCAATGGTGATATCTTTGATGGAATTAACTTCCGTGGTGTGCAGTTAGCTTCTGACGACAATATGTTACCGGATAGTTTGCGGGGATTTGCTCCGGTTATTCACGGGATTGCGCGTGGTACGGCGCAGGTATCCATTAAACAAAATGGTTATGAAATCTATCAGAATACAGTGCCTCCAGGCCCCTTTACCATCGACGATATTTACACCGCAGGTAATGGCGGTGATCTTCAGGTCACGATAAAAGAAGCAGATGGTAGTAGCCAGGTATTCAGTGTTCCGTGGTCCACTGTGCCGATGTTACAGCGTGAAGGCCATACACGTTATGCCGTCAATGCCGGTGAATACCGCAATGGCAATAAACAACAGGAAAAACCGAAGTTTTTCCAGGGTATTCTGATGCAAGGGCTGCCAGCTGGCTGGACATTGTATGGTGGTACTCAGGCGGCGGATCGCTATCGCGCCTTTAATTTAGGTGTCGGTAAAAATATGGGTTATCTGGGAGCGATGTCACTGGATGTGACTCAGGCTAACGCCACACTGCCTGATGACAGCGATCATCACGGCCAATCGATACGTTTCTTATATAACAAGTCGTTGAATGAAACAGGAACCAATATCCAGTTAGTGGGATATCGTTATTCCACCAGTGGCTATTATAATTTTGCTGATACCACGTACAGTCGAATGAGTGGTTATAGTATAGAAACAGCGAATGGTATCGTTCACACTAAGCCCAAATACACGGACTACTACAATCTGACTTATAACCGACGCGGTAAGACCCAGGTCAGTGTCAGCCAGCAGCTGACCGATATGGCCAGTCTCTATCTGACGGGCAGCCACCAAACCTACTGGAGCACCAGTCATGTCGACAAACAGCTGCAGGCTGGGCTTAATGCGGCAACCGGCGATATCAGCTGGACGCTGAGTTATAGTTTATCAAAAAATGCCTGGCAGCAAGGGAACGACCAGATGTTGTCTCTCAATGTTAATATTCCCTTTAGTCACTGGCTGCGTTCCGACACGCAATCTATCTGGCAGAGAGCCAACGCCAGCTACAGCATGTCACATGATCTTAACGGCCGCATGACCAATATGGCCGGGCTTTACGGCACCTTACTGGAAGATAATAACCTCAGCTACAGTGTCCAGGCAGGACGTAATGATGGTGGTGATGGCAATAGTGGTTCGACGGGGTATACCGCATTGAATTATCGCGGTGGCTATGGCAACGCGAATGTCGGTTACAGCCGCAGTAATGGTTTTAAACAACTCTATTATGGTGTTACGGGCGGTATGCTGGTACATGCTAATGGCATCACGTTAAGCCAGCCACTGAACGATACCGCTGTGCTGGTCAAAGCACCTGGGGCAGGTAACGTAAAAGTTGAAAACCAGACCGGGGTATACACTGACTGGCGGGGCTATGCCGTGATCCCTTACGCGAGCGAGTACCGGGAAAACCGTATTGCGCTTAATACCAACAGCCTGGCGGATAATGTCGATCTGGATGATGCTGTCGTCAGTGTGGTTCCGACCCGTGGCGCGATTGTTCGTGCTGATTTTAAACCCCACGTTGGGATAAAAATTCTTATGACGCTGATTCACAATGGTAAACCGGCACCCTTTGGGGCGCAAGTGACCGCTGACAACAGTCAAAGCAGCGGCATTGTCGCCGATAACGGACAGGTTTATCTCAGCGGTATGCCTTTGACAGGTAGCGTACAGGTGCAATGGGGTAATCAAACTGATACCCATTGTGTGGCGGATTATCACTTGCCAGCTGAGAGCCAGCAGCAAGCGTTAAGCCAGCTATCGGTTGAATGTCGCTAA
- a CDS encoding fimbrial protein, whose protein sequence is MRKLLCLPCILLTLVATHTIAAESTITLNGYMHDNSCEVDSQSVNFGVDLLHHATKQLNIVGATTVMVPFKIVFSSCGASTTNVRIGFTGTADGDDPHLLKNDGSASGLGVEILDSDKNIQPLNALQTSIRWTPLRPGQSNIVNFYARLKASRSPVVAGIVQATATFTLEFQ, encoded by the coding sequence ATGAGAAAATTACTTTGTCTGCCTTGCATTTTGCTGACACTGGTCGCGACCCATACTATCGCTGCGGAAAGCACCATTACCCTTAATGGTTATATGCATGATAATTCCTGCGAGGTGGATAGTCAGTCGGTCAACTTTGGAGTCGATCTGCTGCATCACGCGACAAAACAGCTGAATATTGTTGGGGCAACCACTGTCATGGTGCCATTTAAGATTGTGTTCTCTTCCTGTGGTGCTTCAACAACAAATGTCCGCATCGGTTTCACAGGCACTGCCGATGGCGACGATCCACATTTGTTAAAAAATGATGGTAGTGCCAGCGGGCTGGGGGTAGAGATTCTTGATAGCGATAAAAATATTCAGCCACTCAATGCGCTGCAAACCTCGATCAGATGGACACCATTACGGCCTGGTCAGTCTAATATTGTGAATTTTTATGCTCGTTTGAAGGCAAGCCGATCACCGGTAGTGGCCGGTATAGTGCAGGCAACAGCGACGTTCACTCTCGAATTTCAATAA
- a CDS encoding fimbrial protein, with product MKKAYAGWLLAGLLSVAFSLPAADVTITVNGQVVAKPCVGSVVNQQINLGDFYAFNQVNVGDFSLSHPIVFSMSGCPVGTSRVTATFDGTMYNGTHYFQNQGTATNVAIELLENRNSGPLGKGSRMTVNVNDPNMDAVFSLWARVVTVNGRPTQGTIETVISVIYTYA from the coding sequence ATGAAAAAGGCTTATGCGGGATGGTTGCTGGCGGGGTTACTCAGCGTCGCTTTCTCCCTGCCAGCGGCTGATGTGACGATCACCGTGAATGGCCAGGTGGTGGCCAAACCTTGTGTAGGAAGTGTAGTAAATCAACAAATCAATCTGGGTGATTTCTATGCCTTTAATCAAGTCAATGTGGGGGATTTTTCGCTATCCCATCCGATTGTGTTTTCTATGAGTGGTTGCCCTGTTGGCACGTCGCGGGTCACGGCGACGTTTGATGGCACGATGTATAACGGTACCCACTATTTCCAAAATCAGGGAACGGCGACCAACGTTGCGATTGAACTGCTGGAGAACAGAAACAGTGGTCCGCTCGGTAAGGGTAGCCGGATGACGGTCAATGTTAATGATCCCAATATGGACGCCGTGTTTTCATTATGGGCCAGAGTGGTGACGGTTAATGGTCGTCCGACTCAGGGTACGATAGAGACTGTCATTAGTGTGATTTATACCTATGCTTAA
- a CDS encoding fimbrial protein: MNKNVILCIALLTLTNHASAFLCQDPENNDIEVPETSVTEIRTVDLHIDLPSTILPNENVVIDMASFIKCRNIDPGGRRDQVRLRAVSSGTPLNKLSGIVDYYGSRYPFPLNYQTQQVDIPGSMSDWKTKLTLSPVTNASGIVINAGDHIASFVLEQTGSNISDGGDVKTAVFTWKVIARNSVAIPVGSCDVSARNIAVELEPYSAVINQGLVTTRSNPVDIPLTVRCTANQNLGYYIFGKSEGSDQTIFTNNAANPAAGVGIQIFNLNGAIANNSIIPLGVVGRSPVDLKLRANYVYTGGKVTAGNVQSIIGVTFVYQ, from the coding sequence ATGAATAAAAACGTTATTCTTTGCATAGCACTATTAACCCTGACGAATCATGCCAGCGCCTTTCTTTGTCAGGACCCGGAAAATAATGATATCGAGGTTCCTGAAACCAGCGTGACAGAAATCAGGACGGTCGATCTTCATATCGACTTACCATCCACCATATTACCTAATGAAAATGTTGTCATTGATATGGCAAGTTTTATTAAATGCAGAAATATTGATCCCGGCGGTCGACGTGATCAAGTTCGATTACGGGCGGTGTCAAGCGGTACGCCGTTAAACAAGCTTTCTGGTATCGTCGACTATTATGGCAGTCGTTATCCCTTCCCGTTGAACTACCAGACACAACAGGTAGATATCCCCGGTTCAATGAGCGACTGGAAAACAAAATTAACTCTCTCGCCGGTGACGAATGCGAGCGGTATTGTGATCAATGCTGGCGACCATATTGCGTCGTTTGTTTTAGAGCAAACGGGTTCGAATATATCGGATGGAGGAGATGTTAAGACCGCTGTTTTTACATGGAAAGTGATTGCCAGGAATAGTGTCGCGATACCTGTGGGTAGCTGCGATGTCTCCGCCCGTAATATAGCGGTAGAGCTGGAGCCTTACTCTGCTGTTATCAATCAGGGGTTAGTGACGACACGCTCTAATCCGGTCGATATCCCACTGACAGTGCGTTGTACCGCAAACCAGAATCTGGGATATTATATTTTCGGTAAGTCAGAAGGGAGTGATCAGACAATATTCACCAATAACGCCGCCAATCCGGCAGCGGGAGTGGGGATTCAGATTTTTAATCTGAATGGTGCGATTGCTAACAATAGTATCATCCCACTGGGGGTAGTCGGCAGGTCGCCAGTAGACCTCAAACTAAGGGCAAATTACGTCTATACCGGCGGTAAGGTGACGGCCGGGAATGTTCAGTCCATTATTGGTGTAACATTTGTTTACCAGTAA
- a CDS encoding fimbrial protein, with the protein MLVSNSASEVSLFINLQPTILHNENLVVDLGQSITCRNDNPTQRRDVVRLKRGTFSGRLSNFTGTVEYYGNRHPIPLTTETADAVVGGVMEPWRLKLLLTPVDAAGGIKINSGEMIGTFVLHQTGSNLVGGGNIRVVDFTWNIYSQNAVIIPTGSCDVSARDITVNLPEYSSINAKQSIPLMVHCARNQNLHFVLSGTTAAGSNGMIFTNTASSSVAARGMGIQFFHNNTPISANSDVPLGTVGTSPVDIGLAVNYERTGGPVVAGQVQSIVGVTFKYD; encoded by the coding sequence GTGCTGGTATCTAATTCCGCATCGGAAGTCAGCCTTTTTATCAATCTACAACCGACGATATTACATAATGAAAACTTAGTGGTTGATCTTGGACAGTCGATTACATGCAGAAACGATAACCCAACCCAACGACGTGATGTGGTGAGATTAAAACGTGGCACATTCAGTGGCCGATTATCAAATTTTACCGGTACGGTAGAATACTACGGTAACAGACACCCTATCCCGTTAACCACAGAGACAGCCGATGCTGTCGTGGGGGGAGTTATGGAGCCGTGGAGACTCAAGTTGCTGCTCACACCGGTTGATGCAGCGGGGGGGATTAAGATCAACAGCGGAGAGATGATCGGCACGTTTGTTTTACATCAGACTGGTTCGAACCTGGTGGGAGGTGGTAATATTCGTGTTGTTGATTTTACATGGAATATCTATTCCCAGAACGCGGTGATTATCCCTACCGGGAGTTGCGATGTCTCTGCGCGTGATATCACGGTTAATCTCCCCGAATATTCCAGTATCAATGCGAAACAGTCCATCCCATTGATGGTGCATTGTGCGAGAAATCAGAATTTACACTTTGTGCTTTCCGGAACCACTGCAGCGGGGAGTAATGGAATGATATTTACCAATACGGCATCCTCCTCGGTAGCGGCCCGTGGGATGGGGATCCAGTTTTTTCATAATAACACACCAATATCGGCGAATAGCGATGTCCCGCTGGGGACAGTGGGTACTTCACCTGTTGATATCGGACTGGCTGTAAACTATGAACGCACAGGTGGTCCGGTGGTCGCTGGGCAGGTACAATCTATTGTTGGCGTTACATTTAAATATGACTAA
- a CDS encoding DUF421 domain-containing protein: MLIYTPIIIKLGLGILCLIIQINLMGKGNLAPSSAMDQIQNYVLGGIIGGVIYNESITVLQFVLVLIIWTLLVFILKFLKENNRLVKRIVDGQPITLIYNGNVDVKECLSNGVSASDLMFKLRANGVYEVEHLKRVVLEQNGQLTIIESGDENIRYPIIVDGLANNDVLEIINKDCEWLEGEISQQGFHKINEIYLGEYLSGKLNLYGYKK; this comes from the coding sequence ATGCTCATTTATACCCCCATTATTATCAAGCTTGGGCTGGGCATCCTGTGCCTGATAATACAAATAAACCTGATGGGAAAAGGTAACTTAGCTCCCTCTTCAGCGATGGATCAAATTCAGAACTACGTACTGGGTGGCATTATTGGCGGCGTAATCTACAATGAATCGATTACTGTATTGCAATTCGTGCTGGTACTCATCATCTGGACCTTACTGGTATTTATTCTTAAGTTTTTAAAAGAAAATAATCGTCTGGTGAAACGAATTGTCGATGGCCAGCCGATTACTTTAATCTATAACGGTAATGTTGATGTCAAAGAGTGCTTAAGTAATGGCGTTTCTGCCAGCGATCTGATGTTTAAATTAAGAGCTAATGGCGTTTACGAGGTCGAACATCTCAAACGTGTAGTGCTTGAACAAAACGGGCAACTTACTATTATTGAAAGTGGTGATGAAAACATTCGTTATCCGATTATTGTTGATGGTTTAGCCAACAATGACGTACTGGAAATTATCAATAAAGATTGTGAATGGTTAGAAGGAGAAATTTCGCAACAAGGTTTTCATAAAATCAATGAGATTTACTTGGGCGAATACTTATCTGGCAAACTTAATTTATATGGATATAAAAAATAA
- a CDS encoding DUF3290 domain-containing protein yields the protein MNFYGISYLQTQSNLNDYLKYIVIFSTLFVLITAFILYMRHRLQTKYRDLTIIAFLFLLFVSGVQYADYTNSQNMHSKSSQMVNFVRLLAKEKNVSVDDIFSSSVQLVDGIIIKINEKYYRVNLSADQRTYNLMETWLINPTISIIKQ from the coding sequence ATGAATTTTTATGGCATAAGTTATCTGCAAACTCAGTCGAACCTCAATGACTATTTAAAATACATTGTTATTTTCAGTACGTTGTTTGTCCTGATTACCGCTTTTATTTTATATATGCGTCATCGTCTGCAAACCAAATATCGCGATCTCACTATTATTGCTTTCTTATTCTTACTATTTGTTTCTGGGGTACAGTATGCCGATTATACAAATAGTCAAAATATGCACTCAAAATCTTCACAAATGGTGAATTTTGTCAGGTTACTGGCGAAAGAGAAAAATGTCAGTGTCGATGACATCTTTTCCAGCTCCGTACAGCTGGTTGATGGCATCATTATTAAGATTAATGAGAAATATTACCGGGTCAATTTGAGTGCTGACCAGCGCACCTATAATCTAATGGAAACATGGCTCATTAATCCCACTATCAGCATTATCAAACAATGA
- a CDS encoding PTS sugar transporter subunit IIA — translation MSKNLWVFICTHGDLSTALIDSAEMIVNKLDDFYPFSCFPDSEPEYFSRQIEYKLQQAPGPVLCLVDLIGGMPCNQCIRLSQHYDLQIVSGVNLPMLLELNDVRNEYPLSELIKYCLDVVSTSSKDVLSELNQ, via the coding sequence ATGAGTAAAAATCTATGGGTCTTTATTTGTACGCATGGTGATCTGAGCACTGCACTCATTGATTCTGCAGAAATGATCGTGAATAAATTGGATGATTTTTATCCCTTTTCATGTTTCCCGGATTCTGAGCCAGAATATTTTAGCCGTCAGATTGAATATAAATTACAGCAGGCTCCCGGACCCGTTTTATGCCTTGTTGATTTAATCGGAGGAATGCCCTGTAATCAATGTATCAGACTTTCACAACATTATGATTTGCAGATTGTATCCGGTGTCAATCTCCCGATGTTGCTGGAATTAAATGATGTGCGTAATGAATATCCATTATCAGAGCTGATTAAGTATTGTCTTGATGTGGTATCAACAAGCAGTAAAGATGTCTTGTCTGAACTCAATCAGTAA